Genomic DNA from Mesotoga sp. UBA6090:
GAGGGAATGTCAGAAGTCGTTGCTCTGAGCGTTCCTCTTGACATTGAAATCTCCGTTGGCGATTACTGGTGCTAGCGTGGAGACGGCATCAACTTGAAAGAGAATAGGGACAGGATCAGCTGGACTGCACTTGCATCGCTTTATCAGTTTGCAGTAATTGTGATCGCGAATATTGCGGTCGCAGGCGGTCTTGGTTACCTTCTCTACAGATTTGTCGGTATGGAGAGGTTGTGGATTTCATTTTTCCTACTTTTCGGAGCCTT
This window encodes:
- a CDS encoding AtpZ/AtpI family protein; protein product: MKENRDRISWTALASLYQFAVIVIANIAVAGGLGYLLYRFVGMERLWISFFLLFGAFSGIYNGVRYLLKEAERYDRNKDNDDEDIDNNGGPGND